A genome region from Pongo pygmaeus isolate AG05252 chromosome 17, NHGRI_mPonPyg2-v2.0_pri, whole genome shotgun sequence includes the following:
- the LOC129019102 gene encoding zinc finger protein 271: MEIQFNYESQEHHLLSDGENKTKIGKPASEEGITAKIEPLTEESSSLRENVLQDSEGREFCEFGDKLNEKDQNVFKRRPHNCDEYGQSFVWNTGLFRHRKTHCEKPYECDKCGKAFSVSSALVLHQRIHTGEKPYSCNWCIKSFSRSSDLIKHQRVHTGEKPYKCDECGKAFSQSSDLIIHQRIHTGEKPYQCSHCSKSFSQRSDLVKHQRIHTGEKPYTCNQCNKHFSQSSDVIKHQRIHTGEKPYKCDVCAKAFSQSSDLILHQRIHSGEKPYPCNQCSKSFSQNSDLIKHRRIHTGEKPYKCNECGKAFNQSSVLILHQRIHTGEKPYPCDQCSKTFSRLSDLINHQRIHTGEKPYPCNQCNKMFSRRSDLVKHHRIHTGEKPYECDECGKTFSQSSNLILHQRIHTGEKPYPCSDCTKSFSRRSDLVKHQRIHTGEKPYACNQCDKSFSQSSDLTKHQRVHSGEKPYHCNSCEKAFSQSSDLILHQRIHTGEKPYLCTQCSKSFSQNSDLIKHQRIHTGEKPYKCSECRKAFSQCSALTLHQRIHTGEKPNPCDECGKSFSRHSDLINHQKIHTGEKPYKCDACGKAFSTCTDLIEHQKIHAGEKPYRCVQCSRSFSQLSELTIHEEVHCGEDSQNVMNVRKPLVYTSTLFSTRDTVPGKNLMNAVDY, encoded by the coding sequence ATGGTGAGAACAAGACCAAGATTGGAAAGCCAGCTTCAGAGGAGGGAATTACAGCAAAAATTGAACCATTGACAGAAGAGTCTAGCAGTCTCAGAGAGAATGTTCTCCAGGATTCTGAAGGCAGAGAATTCTGTGAATTTGGggataaattaaatgaaaaagatcAGAACGTCTTTAAAAGGAGACCTCATAACTGTGATGAATATGGGCAAAGCTTTGTTTGGAATACAGGCCTTTTTAGGCATCGAAAAACCCACTGtgagaaaccttatgaatgtgATAAGTGTGGAAAGGCCTTTAGTGTGAGCTCAGCCCTGGTTCtgcatcagagaattcacactgggGAGAAACCTTATTCCTGTAATTGGTGTATTAAAAGTTTCAGTCGGAGCTCAGACCTTATTAAACACCAAAGAGTCCACACTGGTGAAAAACCTTATAAATGTGAtgagtgtgggaaagccttcagtcaGAGCTCAGATCTTATTATACATCAGAGAATCCATACAGGAGAAAAACCCTATCAATGCAGTCATTGTAGTAAAAGTTTTAGCCAGCGCTCAGATCTGGTTAAACATCAGAGAAtccatactggagagaagccttaTACTTGTAACCAGTGTAACAAACATTTTAGTCAGAGTTCTGATGTGATAAAACATCAAAGAATCCACACTGGGGAGAAACCATATAAATGTGATGTGTGTGCGAAAGCCTTCAGTCAGAGCTCAGATCTTATTCTGCATCAGAGAATTCACAGTGGGGAGAAACCATATCCATGTAATCAGTGTAGCAAAAGTTTCAGTCAGAATTCAGACCTTATTAAACATCGAAGgatccacactggagagaaaccctataaatgtaatgaatgtgggaaagcttttaATCAGAGCTCAGTCCTTATTTTACATCAGAggattcatactggagagaaaccctatccCTGTGATCAATGTAGCAAAACCTTCAGTAGGCTTTCAGATCTTATTAATCATCAacgaattcacactggagagaagccttaCCCATGTAATCAGTGCAATAAAATGTTTAGTCGAAGATCAGATCTTGTTAAACATCACAGAATTCATACaggtgagaaaccctatgaatgtgatgaatgtgggaaaacctttAGTCAGAGCTCCAACCTTATTCTTCATCAGAGaatccacactggagagaaaccttatccATGTAGTGATTGTACTAAAAGCTTTAGTCGCCGTTCAGATCTTGTTAAGCATCAAAGAAtacacactggagagaaaccatatgcATGTAATCAGTGTGATAAAAGTTTTAGTCAAAGCTCAGACCTCACTAAACATCAGAGAGTACACTCTGGTGAAAAGCCTTATCATTGCAATAGTTGTGAGAAAGCCTTCAGTCAGAGTTCTGACCTTATTCttcatcagagaattcacactggagaaaaaccatATCTATGCACACAGTGCAGCAAAAGTTTCAGTCAGAACTCAGACCTCATTAAACACCAGAGAATCCACACTGGGGAAAAACCATATAAATGTAGTGAGTGCAGGAAGGCTTTCAGTCAGTGCTCAGCTCTTACCCTACACCAGAGAATCCACACTGGGGAGAAACCAAATCCATGTGATGAGTGTGGCAAAAGCTTTAGTCGGCATTCTGATCTCATTAACCATCAAAAAATACACACTGGTGAAAAGCCGTATAAGTGTGATgcatgtgggaaagcctttagcaCATGCACAGATCTTATTGAACACCAGAAAATCCATGCTGGGGAGAAACCCTACCGTTGTGTTCAATGCAGCAGAAGTTTTAGCCAACTCTCAGAACTTACTATTCATGAGGAAGTCCATTGTGGAGAAGACAGTCAAAATGTGATGAATGTGAGAAAACCTTTAGTGTATACATCAACTCTATTCAGTACCAGAGACACTGTACCAGGAAAAAATCTAATGAATGCTGTTGATTATTGA